The DNA window GCAGACCACGTACGCGTCGTTCTGGATCGGCCTGGACGGCGACGGCAGCAACTCGGTCGAGCAGATCGGCACCGAGGCCGACTGCTCCGGCGGCCGCGCCTCCTACTCCGCGTGGTACGAGATGTATCCGAACGGCCCGGTCGACGTCGCGGGCCCGATCTCCCCCGGCGACGCGATCCACGCCTCGGTCACTTACAACGGATCCGGCCGCTTCACCCTGGTCATCGGCGACCGGACCAGGGGCTGGTCGCACACGTTCACGCCGCACCTGGACAACCCGGCCCTGGCCTCCGCCGAGGTCATCGCCGAGGCCCCGTCGGACGCCTCCGGCGTGCTGCCGCTGTCCGACTTCGGGGCGGTGGGTTTCACCGGCGCGAGCGCCGACGGCAGGGCGCTGGGCGCGTTCCGCCCGGACCCGATCACCATGGCCGACGGCGGGACCACGAAGGCCGCTCCCAGCCCGATCTCGTCGGGCGGGGACTTCACGGTGACGTGGCACGCCGGTTGAGCGGGGGCGGCGGCAGCGGCAGCGGTACCGGCGACAGCGGTCGCGGCGGCGGCGACCGGTCCGGCCGCCGCCGGCCGCGCAGGTTCAACCGCGCAGGTCGACCAGCACCGGCGGCGTCCGGAAGCCCTCGGCCGTGGCCAGCGACACCAGGGCGTGGCCGGTCGGGATCTCGTTGATGATCTCCGAGGGCGACCAGACGTAGCGCTCCACCGGCCGGGTCGCCACCGAGCGCTGCTGCGTCACCGACGAGCCGCCGGTCAGCGCCAGCAGCTGGCCGGGCCGCCGGGCGTTGCGGCCCATGGACTGCACGCTGCGGCGCCGCTCCGGCGGCCCGGTGATGGTGCCGGAGCGGGTGGTGTTCTCCTGGCCGGTGGTCACCGTGGTCTCGGCGACCCATTGTTTGCCCCAGAAATCGGCGATGTAGGAGGCGTCCTGCGGGTCGATGCCCGCGAAGACCGCCTTGCAGCCGGTATTGGCGAAGACCGTGGCCCGCAGGTCCTCGGGGAACTCGCGCATCGACTGGGCCAGCAGGATCAGGCCCGCGTTGGCCGCCCGGGCCCGCTGCAGGCCCTGGACCACGTACTCGTCGACGAAGCGGCCGGCGTCGTCGACGATCAGGCCCTTGAAGATCGAGCGGTCGACGTCCGGCGCGGACACGGTCTGCACGAACTGCGAGACCGCCAGCCGCGCCAGGATCCGCGCGGCCTGCGGGTAGGCGCCCTCCGGGAGGGCGATGCGGACCCGCATCGGCTTGTCGATCTGCCGCATCGAGAACTTCTGCTCGCCCCGGCCGTCGAACAGCTCGATCAGCGCCGGCCGGTCCAGCAGCCGCAGCCGCTCCACGAGCAGCCGGGGTCCGCGGCCCTCGGCCAGTTCGCCGATCAGCTCCTTGAGCGTCGGGTAGCGGCTCTCCCGCTCGCGGAACCAGCTCAGCGCGGCGTCCAGGGCATTGTGCGCGGCGGCGTCGGCCTCCGGCTCCACGCCCGGCGGCAGCAGCGCGCCGGCCAGCCGGTCGGCGGCCTCGGCCGGGTTGCGCGCGCCGCCGTAGAGGTCGAAGCCCCAGCGCGAGTCCGGGTCCAGTGGGTCGATGTCGACGTCGAAGAAGCCCGGCAGCGCGTAGTCGCCGTGCGGGTCGATGACCACCACCGAGGCCATGTTGGTCAGCGTCTGCAGGCCCAGCAGCTCCACGATGGGCCGCGCGAAGCTGCGGGTCTTGCCGCTGCCGGTGGGCCCTATCACCAGCAGCGAGGTGCGCAGGACCTCGGCGTCCAGGGCGAAGGTCTGGCCGGCGTGGGTCGCCGGGTTCTTCGCCGAGGACGACGCCACACCCAGGCGCACCTGTCCGGTCATCAGGTCGTGCTCGCCGAGCCGGGCCGGCAGGTCGCGCTGGCCGGAGGGGTGCAGCCAGGCGTGCGGACCGGCGTCCTCGATCTCGGCGGCCACCGCGGCGAGGCGGTTGTCGTCGCCGCGCGCCTGCCGGATCACCCGGACCACGCGGACATAGTCGACGTCGGTGAGCTCGCCGTGGTCGGCGGCGGAGTCCAGCCGGCTGGCGGCCGCGACGTGGCCGGCCTGGCGCAGGTCCACCCACATGTCGGGCTTGGGCGGCGGCGGGGCCTTGCGCTTCTTGCCCAGGCCGGGCAGGGCGCCGAGGCGGTCGCCGTGCTGGGCCCACAGCACCCGGCCCACCGGCACCCAGCCGCCGGCCCACCCGCAGGCGCCGAGCACGGCGACGAGGTAGATCAGCCACAGCAGCGCACCGCTCAGGCCGATCGAGGTGAGGACTATCGACGCGGGCACCGCGAGCACCACGCCGGCCAGCGGCGCGTAGAGCAGGTATCGCAGGGCCCGCTGCCGGGCCTCGCGGGTGACCCGGACGGCGGCGGCCGCCTCGGGGTCGCGGCCGTAGGCGAAGACCCCCGGCACGTCCACCAGCCGCGGGCCGTGGACCCAGGACTGCACGTCGGGCCGGGTGCGCTCGGTCCATTTGGTCCCGGTCCAGTAGCGCACCTGCGGTGCTCCGGAAGGGTCGGCGTACCAGCCGGGCGGCAGCGGGCCGGGGCCCTGGCCTTCAGTCGTCACACGTTCTGTGTATCAGAACTACGACGCGGTGAAAGGGAACGGCGCCCGGCTGCTTCGCGGACGCTCGCCCGACGCTTCCGGCACGGCCTCGGCGCGGCGTTCCCACTCGCCAATTCGGCTCAACCCCGCCACCGGACCCGCCACCGCGTCCTGTGCCGGGCCGTCACGGCGCGCTTAGGCTGCGAGGGAACCGCGCGACCGATAACCACCCAGGAGGCACAGGGACAATGAACGAGCTCAAGCAGGAACGGCGTCTCGTCACCGAGATCCCCGGCCCGAAGTCCCGCGAGCTGTTCGAGCGCCGCAACAAGGTGGTCGCGCGCGGCATCTCCACGACGCTGCCGGTCTTCGTCACCGACGCCGACGGCGCGGTGCTCCTGGACGCCGACGGCAACCAGCTGCTGGACTTCGGCTCCGGCATCGCGGTGACCTCGGTCGGGCACGCGGACGCCAACGTCGTGCGCCGGGCCTCCGAGCAGCTGGCGAAGTTCACCCACACCTGCTTCATGGTGACGCCCTACGAGTCCTACATCGCGGTCTGCGAGGCGCTGGCCGAGCTCACCCCCGGCGACTTCGACAAGCGCTCGGCGCTGTTCAACTCCGGCGCGGAGGCGGTGGAGAACGCGGTCAAGATCGCCCGCGCGTACACCAAGCGCCAGGCGGTCGTGGTCTTCGACCACGGCTACCACGGCCGCACCAACCTCACGATGGCGCTGACCGCCAAGGTCGCCCCGTACAAGGACGGCTTCGGCCCGTTCGCCCCCGAGGTCTACCGCGTCCCCATGGCCTACCCCTTCCGCTGGCCCACCGGCCCGGACAACGCCGCGGCCGAGGCCCTGGAGCAGACCAAGACCCTGATCGAGAAGCAGGTCGGCGCGCACAACGTGGCCGCGGTCCTGATCGAGCCGATCCAGGGCGAGGGCGGCTTCATCGTGCCCCCGGACGGCTTCCTGCCGGGCCTGGCCGACTGGTGCAAGGAGAAGGGCATCGTCTTCATCGCCGACGAGATCCAGTCCGGCTTCTGCCGCACCGGCGACTGGTTCGCGGTCGACCACGAGGGCGTGGTCCCGGACCTGATCACCACCGCCAAGGGCATCGCCGGCGGCCTGCCGCTGGCCGCGGTCACCGGCCGCGCGGAGATCATGGACGCCGCCGGCCCCGGCGGCCTGGGCGGCACCTACGGCGGCAACCCGGTGGCCTGCGAGGGCGCGCTCGGCGCCATCCAGACCATGAAGGAGCAGGACCTCCCGGCCCGGGCCCGCGCGATCGAGGCGCAGATGGTCGGCCGCCTGACCAAGCTGGCCGCCGCCGACTCCCGCATCGGCGAGGTCCGGGGCCGCGGCGCGATGATCGCCGTCGAGCTGGTGCAGCCGGGCACGAAGGAGCCGGACGCGGCGCTGGCGGCCGCGGTCGCGAAGAAGTGCCACACCGAGGGCGTCGTGATCCTGACCTGCGGCACGTTCGGGAACGTGCTGCGCTTCCTGCCCTCGCTGGTGATGAGCGAGGCGCTGCTGGACGAGGGGCTGACGGTGATCGAGGGGGCGTTCGCCGCGGTCTGAGATCACACAGCGCGGCGGCACCGCGGCCGGTACGGAATCCTCCGTACCGGCCGCCTCCTTTTGCCGCCCCTCCTCCGGACCACCCAGCGCGCGCGGCCCGATACGCGGCGTTAGCGTCGCGATGTACCGCCGCACGATGAGGGGAGCCCTGAGATGCCCGACCTGGGTCGCGGTTCCGGCTCCCCGCTCGGTTCCGGCTCCCCGCTCGCGCCGAGTCGGGAGGCGGCGGTCTGGCTGGCCACCACGCCCGACGGGACGGAGCTCTTCCTCCGCGAGTGGACACCGGCCCCGGCCATCACCCCGCGCGGCTCGATCCTGCTGGTCCACGGCCTCGGCGAGCACAGCGGCCGGTACCGGCGCCTGGCCGGGTTCCTGACCGAGAACGGGTATCGCGTACGGGCCTACGACCACGCGGGCTTCGGCCGCTCGGACGGAGCACGCGGGCACATCCGGCGTCCGCTGTCGCTGGTCGACGACCTGGCGACGGTCTTCGAGGACTTCGACGCCGTGGTGCGCGGCGAGGACGCCACCGCACCGCCGCCACTGGTCCTCGGGCACAGCATGGGCGGCTGCGTGGTGGCGCGCGCGCTGAGCGGCGGACGGCTGCACCCGACGGCGGCGGTGCTGGCGTCACCGGCGGTCGGCCAGCACGCGGCGGGCATGCAGAACGCGGCACTGCGCATGGCGGAGTTCCTGCCGGCTCGCCTCACGGTGCCGAACGGCCTCCCGAAGAGCGCCCTGTCGCACGACCCGGCGGTCGCGGCGGCGATGCGCGAGGACCCGTTCTGCCACGACCGCATCTCGGCGGCCCTCGCCCACTTCGTCTTCGACGAGGGCGAGCGCGCCGTCGCGGACGCGGGCCGCGTCCCCTGCCCGGTCCTGCTCCTGATCGCGAGCGCGGACCGCGTGATCGACCCGGCCGGCGAACGCCGCCTGGCCGCGGCACTCCCGGCCGCGACGACCCGCGTGGAGGAGTTCCCGGGGGCGTACCACGAACTGTTCAACGAAGCGGAGCCGACGCGCGCGTTCGCACTGGACGCGCTGCGCGGGTGGTTGGAGGGGCTGAAGTGAGCGTGCGAGAGACGGAGGCCGGCTGGTGAGGGTTCTGAGGGTTCTGATGGCGACGGCGAGCGCCCTGCCGCTGGCGGTGGCTGTGGCGACGGGTACGGCGATTCCGGCGCGGGCCGAGGACAAACCCGCCAACCCGACAGTCCAACCCAACCCGGCCACCCCCGGCACCCAGGTCTGGGTCTACGACGCCAACGAATGCACAGCCCCCAGCGGCACCGCGACCTCCCAGGCCCTGACAGCCCCCATCGCCCTGGTCCCCCTGGCCAACATGACCGGCGGAGGCGGCACACTCCGCCAAGGCCTGCCCGCGGGCACGTACACCATCACCCTGCACTGCGGCAGCACCCTGACAGCCACCCTCCACGTCGACACCCACGGCACCACACACACCGCGGCCACCCCCACCGGCGCCGCCGCAACCGGCGACGGCTCCGCCGAAGACCACCTCGGCATAGGCGACGCAGCAGTCGGCAGCGCATTCCTCATAGGCGGCCTCGCCTTCGCCACCGCCTCCTTCATCCGCCGCCGCCGCGCCACCCCGCGCGGATGAGCGAACCCCCGGTGGTCGGCATCCCGATCGGCGGCGCCGTTACCGACCAGCAGCCCAAGCCGAGCCCGCACCCGGCATCGCGCGCCGAAGATACGCCGAGCCATTCACCAGCCAACTCCCGACCACGGGTGTCCAGCACCGGCAGCGGCACCGCGAGCCGCCTCCTTGCGGCCGCGCGCAACACCGGCGATCCACCGCAAGCCGCCGAGCCGCCTCCCGACAGCAGCCTGGCGCGAAGCCCGGGCACGCTCGCAAGCACGGGGCTACCAGGCGATGCTTCTCCG is part of the Catenulispora sp. EB89 genome and encodes:
- a CDS encoding G1 family glutamic endopeptidase gives rise to the protein MSSPRRRAAAAIALSGAISAALISTPAASAGIVEGTALAARPATPDLPDSTSANWAGYVATGGGYSSVSAAWTEPGVSCRSQTTYASFWIGLDGDGSNSVEQIGTEADCSGGRASYSAWYEMYPNGPVDVAGPISPGDAIHASVTYNGSGRFTLVIGDRTRGWSHTFTPHLDNPALASAEVIAEAPSDASGVLPLSDFGAVGFTGASADGRALGAFRPDPITMADGGTTKAAPSPISSGGDFTVTWHAG
- a CDS encoding DUF2510 domain-containing protein; translation: MTTEGQGPGPLPPGWYADPSGAPQVRYWTGTKWTERTRPDVQSWVHGPRLVDVPGVFAYGRDPEAAAAVRVTREARQRALRYLLYAPLAGVVLAVPASIVLTSIGLSGALLWLIYLVAVLGACGWAGGWVPVGRVLWAQHGDRLGALPGLGKKRKAPPPPKPDMWVDLRQAGHVAAASRLDSAADHGELTDVDYVRVVRVIRQARGDDNRLAAVAAEIEDAGPHAWLHPSGQRDLPARLGEHDLMTGQVRLGVASSSAKNPATHAGQTFALDAEVLRTSLLVIGPTGSGKTRSFARPIVELLGLQTLTNMASVVVIDPHGDYALPGFFDVDIDPLDPDSRWGFDLYGGARNPAEAADRLAGALLPPGVEPEADAAAHNALDAALSWFRERESRYPTLKELIGELAEGRGPRLLVERLRLLDRPALIELFDGRGEQKFSMRQIDKPMRVRIALPEGAYPQAARILARLAVSQFVQTVSAPDVDRSIFKGLIVDDAGRFVDEYVVQGLQRARAANAGLILLAQSMREFPEDLRATVFANTGCKAVFAGIDPQDASYIADFWGKQWVAETTVTTGQENTTRSGTITGPPERRRSVQSMGRNARRPGQLLALTGGSSVTQQRSVATRPVERYVWSPSEIINEIPTGHALVSLATAEGFRTPPVLVDLRG
- the gabT gene encoding 4-aminobutyrate--2-oxoglutarate transaminase translates to MNELKQERRLVTEIPGPKSRELFERRNKVVARGISTTLPVFVTDADGAVLLDADGNQLLDFGSGIAVTSVGHADANVVRRASEQLAKFTHTCFMVTPYESYIAVCEALAELTPGDFDKRSALFNSGAEAVENAVKIARAYTKRQAVVVFDHGYHGRTNLTMALTAKVAPYKDGFGPFAPEVYRVPMAYPFRWPTGPDNAAAEALEQTKTLIEKQVGAHNVAAVLIEPIQGEGGFIVPPDGFLPGLADWCKEKGIVFIADEIQSGFCRTGDWFAVDHEGVVPDLITTAKGIAGGLPLAAVTGRAEIMDAAGPGGLGGTYGGNPVACEGALGAIQTMKEQDLPARARAIEAQMVGRLTKLAAADSRIGEVRGRGAMIAVELVQPGTKEPDAALAAAVAKKCHTEGVVILTCGTFGNVLRFLPSLVMSEALLDEGLTVIEGAFAAV
- a CDS encoding alpha/beta fold hydrolase, with protein sequence MPDLGRGSGSPLGSGSPLAPSREAAVWLATTPDGTELFLREWTPAPAITPRGSILLVHGLGEHSGRYRRLAGFLTENGYRVRAYDHAGFGRSDGARGHIRRPLSLVDDLATVFEDFDAVVRGEDATAPPPLVLGHSMGGCVVARALSGGRLHPTAAVLASPAVGQHAAGMQNAALRMAEFLPARLTVPNGLPKSALSHDPAVAAAMREDPFCHDRISAALAHFVFDEGERAVADAGRVPCPVLLLIASADRVIDPAGERRLAAALPAATTRVEEFPGAYHELFNEAEPTRAFALDALRGWLEGLK